Proteins encoded by one window of Vitreimonas flagellata:
- the rpsA gene encoding 30S ribosomal protein S1, which translates to MAVEALNPSRDDFAALLSESLGSRGMVEGRVIPATVVAIEHDFVVVDIGLKTEGRIPLREFLVDDGAGQPKPGDIVEVYLDRIENALGDAVVSREKARREEAWTRLEKSFAAGDAVNGALVGRVKGGFTVDLGGANAFLPGSQVDIRPVRDVGPLMNIVQPFAILKMDRQRGNIVVSRRAVLEESRASERAEIVGQLKEGEIREGVVKNITDYGAFVDLGGIDGLLHVTDMSWKRVNHPSQVLNVGDTVKVQIVKINPDTQRISLGMKQLLTDPWDGVDAKYPAGGKFTGRVTNITDYGAFVELEAGVEGLVHVSEMSWTKKNLHPSKILSTSQEVDVQVLDVDGEKRRISLGIKQVQANPWDAFIAEHPVGSVIEGEVKNVTEFGLFVGLTPELDGMVHLSDIAWDAQGEEALTRFNKGDVVQAKVLDVDVEKERISLGIKQVANDPISDSEFKRGQIITVEVVDVATGGIEVAFGEGNAARSFIRKSDLSRDRQEQRADRFSKGDRIDAMVTGFDRASRKVSLSVKAMELADEKEAIAQFGSSDSGASLGDILGAALKNKQ; encoded by the coding sequence ATGGCGGTAGAAGCCCTCAATCCGAGCCGTGATGATTTCGCGGCTCTCCTCTCTGAAAGCCTCGGTTCGCGCGGCATGGTCGAAGGCCGGGTGATCCCGGCGACCGTTGTCGCAATCGAGCACGACTTCGTAGTCGTCGATATTGGCCTCAAGACCGAAGGCCGTATCCCTCTCCGTGAATTCCTCGTCGACGACGGCGCGGGCCAACCGAAGCCCGGCGACATTGTCGAAGTTTATCTCGACCGCATCGAGAACGCGCTCGGCGACGCTGTCGTCAGCCGTGAGAAGGCGCGCCGTGAAGAAGCTTGGACGCGTCTCGAAAAGTCGTTCGCCGCTGGCGACGCCGTGAACGGCGCGCTCGTTGGCCGCGTGAAGGGCGGCTTCACCGTCGACCTCGGCGGCGCCAACGCGTTCTTGCCGGGTTCGCAAGTGGACATTCGTCCGGTCCGCGACGTCGGCCCGCTGATGAACATCGTGCAGCCGTTCGCGATCCTGAAAATGGACCGTCAGCGCGGCAACATCGTCGTCTCGCGTCGCGCCGTGCTCGAAGAGAGCCGCGCTTCGGAACGCGCTGAAATCGTCGGTCAATTGAAGGAAGGCGAAATCCGCGAAGGTGTTGTGAAGAACATCACCGATTACGGCGCCTTCGTTGATCTCGGCGGCATCGACGGGCTGCTGCACGTCACCGACATGAGCTGGAAGCGCGTCAACCACCCGAGCCAAGTGCTCAACGTGGGCGACACGGTGAAAGTCCAGATCGTGAAGATCAATCCGGACACGCAGCGCATCTCGCTCGGCATGAAGCAGCTGCTGACCGATCCGTGGGATGGCGTGGACGCCAAGTACCCGGCTGGCGGCAAGTTCACCGGCCGCGTCACGAACATCACCGACTACGGCGCTTTCGTTGAACTCGAAGCCGGCGTTGAAGGTCTGGTGCACGTCAGCGAAATGAGCTGGACCAAGAAGAACCTGCACCCGTCGAAGATCCTGAGCACGTCTCAGGAAGTCGACGTGCAAGTGCTCGACGTGGACGGCGAAAAGCGCCGCATCTCGCTCGGCATCAAGCAAGTGCAAGCCAATCCGTGGGACGCGTTCATCGCCGAACACCCGGTTGGTTCGGTGATCGAAGGCGAAGTGAAGAACGTGACCGAGTTCGGTCTATTCGTCGGCCTGACGCCGGAGCTGGACGGCATGGTCCACCTCTCTGACATCGCGTGGGACGCCCAAGGCGAAGAAGCCCTCACCCGCTTCAACAAGGGTGATGTGGTTCAAGCCAAGGTGCTCGACGTCGACGTCGAAAAGGAGCGCATCTCGCTCGGCATCAAGCAAGTCGCCAACGACCCAATCTCGGATTCCGAGTTCAAGCGCGGCCAGATCATCACTGTCGAAGTGGTGGACGTGGCCACGGGCGGCATCGAAGTCGCCTTCGGCGAAGGCAATGCCGCACGCAGCTTCATCCGCAAGTCGGACCTGTCGCGCGATCGCCAGGAGCAGCGCGCTGACCGCTTCTCCAAGGGCGACCGTATCGACGCCATGGTCACCGGCTTCGACCGCGCGAGCCGCAAGGTCTCGCTGTCGGTCAAGGCGATGGAATTGGCCGACGAGAAGGAAGCAATCGCGCAGTTCGGCTCGTCCGACAGCGGCGCTTCGCTCGGCGACATCCTCGGCGCGGCTTTGAAGAACAAGCAATAA
- a CDS encoding integration host factor subunit beta, translating to MLRSELVAKLQEEMAPLKAAEIEHAVDVVLDEISTALAQDGRVELRGFGAFSVRKRDARTGRNPRTGDAVKVAAKKVPFFKPGKELRLKVNGGEEP from the coding sequence ATGCTGCGCTCGGAATTGGTCGCCAAGCTTCAAGAAGAAATGGCGCCGCTCAAGGCCGCCGAAATCGAGCACGCCGTGGACGTGGTGCTCGATGAAATCTCGACCGCGCTCGCCCAAGACGGTCGCGTCGAGCTGCGCGGCTTCGGCGCATTCTCCGTGCGCAAGCGCGACGCCCGCACCGGCCGCAACCCACGCACGGGCGATGCCGTGAAAGTCGCCGCCAAGAAAGTGCCCTTCTTCAAACCCGGCAAAGAGCTGCGCCTCAAAGTGAATGGCGGCGAAGAGCCGTAG
- the mscL gene encoding large-conductance mechanosensitive channel protein MscL, with protein sequence MSVFKEFREFALKGNVVDLAVGVIIGAAFGTIVSSLVDDIVMPPIGLLLAGIDFSTLKLVLKEATAAVGAEGAANHVPAAPEVAINYGKFINSAIKFAIVAWVLFLVVKGMNAMKRKEEAKPAPVAETPPDIKLLTEIRDLLKK encoded by the coding sequence ATGTCGGTGTTCAAAGAGTTCCGTGAGTTCGCGCTCAAGGGCAACGTGGTCGATCTCGCCGTCGGGGTGATCATCGGCGCCGCATTCGGCACGATCGTCTCTTCGCTCGTCGACGACATCGTCATGCCGCCGATTGGCTTGCTGCTCGCGGGCATCGACTTCTCGACGCTGAAGCTCGTGCTGAAAGAAGCAACGGCCGCCGTCGGCGCGGAGGGCGCGGCAAACCACGTTCCTGCGGCGCCAGAAGTTGCGATCAACTACGGCAAGTTCATCAATTCCGCGATCAAGTTCGCGATCGTCGCTTGGGTGCTCTTCCTCGTTGTGAAAGGCATGAATGCGATGAAGCGCAAGGAAGAAGCCAAGCCCGCGCCCGTCGCCGAAACACCGCCGGACATCAAGCTACTCACGGAAATCCGCGATCTGCTGAAGAAGTAA
- the cmk gene encoding (d)CMP kinase: protein MIIAVDGPTASGKGTVAKHLAARYGLKLLDTGTLYRAVGLAVLDVGGDPADEAAALAAAQALNLAAIDQDRIRSSAAGAAASKVAAQPAVRAALLKAQRDFAADPAGVVLDGRDIGTIICPDADVKLFVTASLEARTTRRLAELQARGETLDFETLKTQIQERDARDMGRTDAPLRQAPDAHLLDTTELNVEEAAEAASRIVDAARR from the coding sequence ATGATTATCGCCGTCGATGGACCTACTGCTTCCGGCAAGGGCACCGTCGCCAAACATCTGGCCGCCCGGTATGGGCTGAAGCTTCTGGACACCGGCACGCTCTACCGCGCCGTGGGTTTGGCCGTGCTCGACGTGGGCGGCGATCCCGCCGACGAGGCCGCAGCGCTCGCCGCCGCCCAAGCGCTCAATCTGGCCGCGATCGACCAGGACCGCATCCGCTCCAGCGCCGCCGGCGCCGCGGCCTCCAAAGTGGCCGCCCAGCCCGCCGTGCGCGCCGCCCTGCTCAAAGCCCAACGCGATTTTGCCGCCGACCCGGCCGGCGTCGTGCTCGACGGCCGCGACATCGGCACCATCATTTGCCCCGACGCCGACGTGAAGCTCTTTGTCACCGCCTCGCTCGAAGCCCGCACCACGCGACGGCTGGCCGAGCTTCAAGCTCGCGGCGAGACGCTCGATTTCGAGACGCTCAAAACCCAAATCCAAGAACGAGACGCCCGCGACATGGGCCGCACCGACGCCCCCCTCCGCCAAGCCCCGGACGCGCATCTGCTGGATACGACGGAACTCAATGTTGAAGAGGCGGCGGAGGCAGCCTCCCGCATCGTGGATGCCGCGCGCCGGTGA
- a CDS encoding TetR/AcrR family transcriptional regulator produces MTSTGNRERLVAAARKLFSARGFADVSVDEIAAAAGLTKGAVYYQFADKTDLFRAACESVLDDIMAHVTKETMGHVAHLADEIVTGGDILFDAYESKDARRLLLMDGPSVLGHVEWTAMQEKLRIGLGEHALGHLADDGLIPKRMIPMLAHLLFGAFTQGALQIATSDDPANASKQARAAYKRLAQGLLAKV; encoded by the coding sequence ATGACGTCAACGGGAAATCGCGAACGCCTGGTCGCCGCTGCGCGCAAGCTCTTCAGCGCGCGCGGCTTTGCCGATGTGTCGGTGGATGAAATCGCCGCCGCCGCCGGGCTCACCAAGGGCGCGGTCTATTATCAGTTCGCCGACAAAACCGACCTCTTCCGCGCCGCCTGCGAAAGCGTGCTCGACGACATCATGGCGCACGTCACCAAGGAAACGATGGGCCATGTGGCTCACCTCGCCGACGAGATCGTCACCGGCGGCGACATCCTATTCGATGCCTACGAGAGCAAAGACGCGCGCCGCCTCCTGCTGATGGACGGGCCCTCGGTGCTGGGCCACGTCGAATGGACGGCGATGCAAGAGAAATTGCGCATCGGCCTAGGTGAGCATGCGCTCGGCCATCTCGCCGATGACGGGCTCATCCCCAAACGCATGATCCCGATGCTCGCGCATCTGCTCTTTGGCGCGTTCACGCAAGGCGCGCTGCAGATTGCGACGTCCGACGATCCCGCCAACGCCAGCAAACAGGCCCGCGCCGCCTATAAGAGACTAGCGCAAGGCCTGCTCGCGAAAGTCTAG
- a CDS encoding phosphoribosylanthranilate isomerase gives MAESKICGITSADALDAALAGGARYVGLVFFPKSPRHVAMAHAAALARRVKGRADVVAVTVDADDELLAEIAEKVRPDWVQAHGDESPARTAQLRQFAQRGVIKALGIARTDDLAQAAAFEPAAEMLLFDAKAPPGGLPGGNALAFDWAILAGRRFGRPWFLSGGLNPENVAEAIAASGASLVDVSSGVESAPGLKDPNKIAQFLAAARA, from the coding sequence ATGGCTGAATCCAAAATCTGCGGCATCACCAGCGCCGACGCGTTGGACGCGGCGCTGGCGGGCGGCGCGCGGTATGTCGGCCTCGTGTTCTTCCCGAAGAGCCCGCGCCACGTGGCGATGGCGCATGCGGCGGCGTTGGCGCGGCGGGTGAAGGGGCGTGCGGACGTAGTCGCCGTTACCGTGGACGCTGACGACGAGCTGTTGGCCGAGATCGCCGAAAAAGTGCGCCCCGACTGGGTCCAGGCCCACGGTGACGAGAGCCCGGCCAGGACAGCCCAGCTGCGCCAATTCGCCCAGCGCGGCGTGATCAAGGCCCTCGGGATCGCCCGAACGGACGACCTGGCCCAGGCAGCCGCCTTCGAGCCGGCGGCTGAAATGCTCTTGTTCGACGCCAAAGCGCCTCCAGGCGGGCTTCCAGGCGGCAATGCGCTGGCGTTTGATTGGGCAATCCTGGCCGGGCGGCGCTTTGGCCGGCCTTGGTTCTTGTCTGGCGGGCTCAATCCGGAGAACGTGGCAGAGGCGATTGCAGCTTCGGGCGCCAGCCTTGTGGACGTGTCCTCTGGCGTGGAAAGCGCCCCCGGCCTAAAGGACCCGAACAAAATCGCCCAATTCTTGGCGGCAGCCCGAGCCTAA